Part of the Prevotella communis genome is shown below.
GGTGGTCCGGGATGTGTGGAAGGACTTTCCTTTGGACGAGGTGCCGGAGTTACTGATGTCGAAATGGCATGAGGTGAGGCTCTGCGGATTGCTGATACTGGTGGCGAAATTTGAGAGACTGGCAACTAAACGCCTTGAGAATGATGAGAAGGCTATCCGTGGGCGCGATGAAATTCTGACGATGTACCTCAAATATGCGGAACGGGCGAATAACTGGGACCTGGTGGATTTGTCTGTACATAAAATCTTGGGGCATTGGCTGTTGTTGCCGACAAATTTGGGAGACCCCCTCTCATCCCCCTGCTTAGGGGGAGGCCTACACAAAGATTATAAATTGAAGGTGCTGGATGAGCTGGCGCAGAGCCCCTGCTTGTGGAAACAGAGGATGAGCATCGTGTGCTCGTGGAAGACGTCGCAGATGGGGGACCCGTCGTGGTGTCTGAGGTATGCAGAGATTCATCTGCACCATCCGCACGACTTGATGCACAAGGCGGTGGGGTGGATGCTCAGGGAGATGGGCAAGCGATGCTCGATGGAACTCTTGCGTGAATTCCTGCGTCAGCATGCCCATGAGATGCCTCGAACGATGCTTCGCTATGCCATAGAGAAGATGCCGGAGGAGGAACGACAATACTGGATGAAAGTTGAAAGTTGAAAAGTGAAAAGTGAGAGTTGGTTGAACACGGAGCATATCAAGAGGAGTGGGGAGGGGATTGAATATCACCCGCTGATTCCTTTTCTGCCGGAGCAGGCGAAGGTGCTGTTCCTGGGCAGTTTTCCGCCACAGCGCAAGCGGTGGTGCATGGATTTCTATTACCCGAACTTTATTAATGACCACTGGCGCATTGAGGGTCAGATATTCTATGGTGATAAGAACCACTTTGTGGACCTCGAGGCGAAGCGATTTAAGATAGATGAGATCGTGGCATTCTGCGAGGAGAAGGGGCTCGCCTTCTTTGATACCTCCACGGCTATACGTCGGTTACAGGACAATGCCTCGGACAAGTTCCTGGAGGTGGTGGAGCCAACAGATATCACGGCACTCTTGAAACGGCTACCCCATCTCCGTGCCATTGTGACTACGGGCGAGAAGGCTACGGAGACGATATGCAGGACGATGGGGATAACGGAGACCCCGAAAGTGAACTCATATGTGGAGATAACGAACACGGATGGCACGGATGAAACGGATATTTTTGCGAACACGAATAGCACGAATATGACGAATGGAGGCGGTCTGCTATTATATAGACTGCCCAGCAGTTCCCGTGCCTACCCCTTGTCCTTTGACAAGAAGGTAGAGGCTTATCGTCGATTCTTTGACTTCATAAAAATTTAATTCCTAACAACTATGAATATTGGAGACAAGGCGCCCGAGATTCTGAAAGGTGACAGGGGGTAGGGTTATTCCTCTGTCAGGGGAGCCTGCTTCAGTTGTTCGAGGGCGCGGCATAACTGGTCGGGGCAGGAGGTGCCTTTGCTGCCGCAGCGGATGCCGTTGATGCGGGGGATGACATCGTCGATTTTCTGGCCACGGACCAGTTGGCTGATGCCTTGCAGGTTGCCGTTGCATCCGCCAAGGAAGAAGACTTGCTGGATAACGTCGTGCTCGTCGGCCGTTACGTCGATTAACTGTGAACAGGTGCCGTGGGTCTGGTACTGTATGTGCTTTGTTTTCATTGTAGATTCTGTTTTTTTGATGTTTAGACTGCAAATATAGCGAATCTTTTCCGAAAAATCGCCTGGAAAAGCATTTTTTCTTCTTTCAGCATGTAATATTTGGATAATTCAATTCTTATTCCTAAATTTGCAGTCGAAGAAAAAGTTTGAAACTATG
Proteins encoded:
- a CDS encoding DNA alkylation repair protein, with the protein product MTAKEIIAYMESLKNEEQRRVLMGFFKTGPGEYGEGDEFLGLKVPQTREVVRDVWKDFPLDEVPELLMSKWHEVRLCGLLILVAKFERLATKRLENDEKAIRGRDEILTMYLKYAERANNWDLVDLSVHKILGHWLLLPTNLGDPLSSPCLGGGLHKDYKLKVLDELAQSPCLWKQRMSIVCSWKTSQMGDPSWCLRYAEIHLHHPHDLMHKAVGWMLREMGKRCSMELLREFLRQHAHEMPRTMLRYAIEKMPEEERQYWMKVES
- a CDS encoding uracil-DNA glycosylase family protein — protein: MKSESWLNTEHIKRSGEGIEYHPLIPFLPEQAKVLFLGSFPPQRKRWCMDFYYPNFINDHWRIEGQIFYGDKNHFVDLEAKRFKIDEIVAFCEEKGLAFFDTSTAIRRLQDNASDKFLEVVEPTDITALLKRLPHLRAIVTTGEKATETICRTMGITETPKVNSYVEITNTDGTDETDIFANTNSTNMTNGGGLLLYRLPSSSRAYPLSFDKKVEAYRRFFDFIKI
- a CDS encoding TIGR03905 family TSCPD domain-containing protein, translating into MKTKHIQYQTHGTCSQLIDVTADEHDVIQQVFFLGGCNGNLQGISQLVRGQKIDDVIPRINGIRCGSKGTSCPDQLCRALEQLKQAPLTEE